In the Hylaeus volcanicus isolate JK05 chromosome 1, UHH_iyHylVolc1.0_haploid, whole genome shotgun sequence genome, one interval contains:
- the LOC128877520 gene encoding protein arginine N-methyltransferase 9-like isoform X2 produces the protein MQKEVNEIVAKSLQKAYDHDRTGNVGKAYAYYTVVAELCPARRPEIEEAFVDVLCQWGMQLACQDRFSDVVLCYTRSLDIYPNNPRMLNNFAAHLLRNNDPIKAIEYLKRALRVNPNFLPAERNLQNAFSMAVDRWHFPMLNDKQRNNAFENAIRRRISQGYDTVLDIGTGTGLLSLYAQNAGAKKIYACECSTIMIKIAEKVFETNNAKGIILLPKFSIDLTIPTDITERVKLVVTETFDAGLFGEHVVPSMISVHRNILDRNGTVVPMSATLYVAAVECEYIRYRSSVVFEKVKKFCPLNFDNISVLLDDEYYDTENLKNVKITYITEPRVLFTVNFNDLLDLQQFNVDGVKNMINVKCRHNGTIDGLVTWFKLNLDEEITIDTSERKSCWQTAIFPALPKLFMQGDTIRIKGEILKRKLKCSYSSNDAKFNDYDNRTFLYRVPKEVITFLNDFEYIKLLTEVSKSQVNKEISCILDTSPFPIYGLMLLKENKYSQILYYKTDNTVLRLFIQQIAEQNGFKHKLCIVSKYNHIKVSLDTIFVHDFDIKGEMKDDGQEHNYEFFRCLLKPNGILLPEQIFLIGQLVYSEDLPNMVYVKDENLQGTSVLVFNTSSSEKKPDDYENVQNTFSNMNSYEIAQHINEFKINQIFDLNSSLYLHEPLSDEVIVMEMKESEVAERIVNFGRINAVDNKPLPNTLICWYKIRLTLNLNYDTRRNGSFMNHTAILLEDELKNIILQGNEVCIKVQQAEGVVRIKVK, from the exons ATGCAGAAGGAAGTAAACGAAATAGTTGCAAAATCATTGCAGAAGGCTTATGATCATGACAGAACTGGAAACGTAGGAAAGGCATACGCGTATTATACGGTCGTAGCAGAGTTATGTCCAGCGAGAAGGCCAGAAATCGAAGAAGCTTTTGTTGACGTACTTT GTCAATGGGGAATGCAGCTTGCATGCCAAGATAGATTTTCCGATGTTGTTTTATGTTATACGCGTTCCTTAGACATTTATCCAAACAATCCTcgtatgttaaataattttgctgCTCATCTTTTAAG GAATAATGATCCGATAAAGgcaatagaatatttaaaacgagCCCTGAGAGTGAATCCCAATTTTCTGCCAGCAGAAAGAAACTTACAAAATGCGTTTAGTATGGCTGTAGATAGGTGGCACTTCCCAATGTTAAATGACAAACAACGGAATAATGCATTTGAGAATGCCATACGGAGGAGAATTTCTCAAGGATACGACACTGTATTAGACATAGGAACTGGTACGGGATTATTAAGTTTGTATGCGCAGAATGCAGGAGCTAAGAAAATTTATGCATGCGAATGTTCAACtataatgattaaaattgcTGAGAAAGTATTTGAAACTAACAATGCTAAAGGCATAATATTGCTTCCCAAGTTTTCTATAGATCTTACCATACCTACAGACATTACAGAAAG AGTGAAATTAGTCGTTACGGAAACTTTTGATGCTGGGCTATTTGGAGAACATGTGGTACCATCCATGATAAGCGttcatagaaatattttggatAGAAATGGTACAGTGGTACCTATGAGCGCGACGCTTTATGTAGCGGCGGTCGAGTGTGAATACATAAGATATAGATCATCTGTAGTTTTTgagaaagttaaaaaattctgtcctctaaattttgataatatatcTGTATTATTAGATGACGAATATTACGATacggaaaatttaaaaaatgtgaaaattacGTACATAACGGAACCTAGAGTTCTTTTCACTGTCAATTTTAATGACTTACTGGATTTGCAACAATTTAATGTAGATGGggtaaaaaatatgataaatgtaaaatgtagaCACAACGGTACTATAGATGGTTTAGTTACTTGGTTTAAATTGAATCTCGATGAAGAAATAACTATAGATACCTCTGAAAGAAAGTCTTGTTGGCAAACTGCTATTTTCCCGGCACTACCAAAATTATTCATGCAAGGGGACACGATAAGAATTAAaggagaaatattaaaaagaaaattgaaatgttcttACTCGTCTAACGATGCCAAATTTAACGATTACGataatcgaacatttttatatcgcGTACCAAAAGAAGTTATAACATTTCTAAATGACTTTGAATACATAAAGTTACTTACAGAAGTTAGTAAATCACAAGTTAACAAAGAAATAAGTTGCATTTTGGATACTTCTCCTTTTCCGATTTATGGATTAATGCTATTAAAGGAGAATAAATATagtcaaattttatattacaaaaccGACAACACAGTGTTACGTCTTTTCATACAACAAATAGCGGAACAAAACGGATTTAAACATAAACTATGTATCGTGTCGAAGTATAACCATATTAAGGTTTCCTTAGACACTATATTTGTGCATGATTTTGATATTAAAGGGGAAATGAAAGATGACGGTCAAGAACataattacgaattttttag ATGTTTACTTAAACCAAATGGCATCTTATTACCTGAACAAATATTCCTTATAGGTCAACTCGTATATTCCGAAGATTTGCCAAATATGGTTTatgttaaagatgaaaatTTACAAGGAACGTCCGTGCTTGTATTTAATACATCGAGTTCTGAAAAG AAACCTGACGAttatgaaaatgtacaaaatactTTTAGTAATATGAATTCTTATGAAATCGCGCAACATATTAACGAATTTAAG ATAAACCAAATTTTTGACTTAAATTCAAGTTTATATCTACACGAACCTTTATCCGACGAAGTAATAGTAATGGAGATGAAAGAAAGCGAAGTTGCCGAACGTATAGTGAACTTCGGAAGAATAAATGCCGTCGATAATAAACCATTACCAAATACCTTGATTTGTTGGTACAAAATCAGATTAACATTGAATCTTAATTATGATACAAGAAGAAATGGATCGTTTATGAATCATACTGCGATACTACTGGAagatgaattgaaaaatattattctacaagGGAACGAAGTGTGCATAAAAGTTCAGCAGGCTGAAGGTGTAGTACGTATAAAAGTCAAATGA
- the LOC128877520 gene encoding protein arginine N-methyltransferase 9-like isoform X1: MQKEVNEIVAKSLQKAYDHDRTGNVGKAYAYYTVVAELCPARRPEIEEAFVDVLCQWGMQLACQDRFSDVVLCYTRSLDIYPNNPRMLNNFAAHLLRNNDPIKAIEYLKRALRVNPNFLPAERNLQNAFSMAVDRWHFPMLNDKQRNNAFENAIRRRISQGYDTVLDIGTGTGLLSLYAQNAGAKKIYACECSTIMIKIAEKVFETNNAKGIILLPKFSIDLTIPTDITERVKLVVTETFDAGLFGEHVVPSMISVHRNILDRNGTVVPMSATLYVAAVECEYIRYRSSVVFEKVKKFCPLNFDNISVLLDDEYYDTENLKNVKITYITEPRVLFTVNFNDLLDLQQFNVDGVKNMINVKCRHNGTIDGLVTWFKLNLDEEITIDTSERKSCWQTAIFPALPKLFMQGDTIRIKGEILKRKLKCSYSSNDAKFNDYDNRTFLYRVPKEVITFLNDFEYIKLLTEVSKSQVNKEISCILDTSPFPIYGLMLLKENKYSQILYYKTDNTVLRLFIQQIAEQNGFKHKLCIVSKYNHIKVSLDTIFVHDFDIKGEMKDDGQEHNYEFFRCLLKPNGILLPEQIFLIGQLVYSEDLPNMVYVKDENLQGTSVLVFNTSSSEKVYLYERAKPDDYENVQNTFSNMNSYEIAQHINEFKINQIFDLNSSLYLHEPLSDEVIVMEMKESEVAERIVNFGRINAVDNKPLPNTLICWYKIRLTLNLNYDTRRNGSFMNHTAILLEDELKNIILQGNEVCIKVQQAEGVVRIKVK; this comes from the exons ATGCAGAAGGAAGTAAACGAAATAGTTGCAAAATCATTGCAGAAGGCTTATGATCATGACAGAACTGGAAACGTAGGAAAGGCATACGCGTATTATACGGTCGTAGCAGAGTTATGTCCAGCGAGAAGGCCAGAAATCGAAGAAGCTTTTGTTGACGTACTTT GTCAATGGGGAATGCAGCTTGCATGCCAAGATAGATTTTCCGATGTTGTTTTATGTTATACGCGTTCCTTAGACATTTATCCAAACAATCCTcgtatgttaaataattttgctgCTCATCTTTTAAG GAATAATGATCCGATAAAGgcaatagaatatttaaaacgagCCCTGAGAGTGAATCCCAATTTTCTGCCAGCAGAAAGAAACTTACAAAATGCGTTTAGTATGGCTGTAGATAGGTGGCACTTCCCAATGTTAAATGACAAACAACGGAATAATGCATTTGAGAATGCCATACGGAGGAGAATTTCTCAAGGATACGACACTGTATTAGACATAGGAACTGGTACGGGATTATTAAGTTTGTATGCGCAGAATGCAGGAGCTAAGAAAATTTATGCATGCGAATGTTCAACtataatgattaaaattgcTGAGAAAGTATTTGAAACTAACAATGCTAAAGGCATAATATTGCTTCCCAAGTTTTCTATAGATCTTACCATACCTACAGACATTACAGAAAG AGTGAAATTAGTCGTTACGGAAACTTTTGATGCTGGGCTATTTGGAGAACATGTGGTACCATCCATGATAAGCGttcatagaaatattttggatAGAAATGGTACAGTGGTACCTATGAGCGCGACGCTTTATGTAGCGGCGGTCGAGTGTGAATACATAAGATATAGATCATCTGTAGTTTTTgagaaagttaaaaaattctgtcctctaaattttgataatatatcTGTATTATTAGATGACGAATATTACGATacggaaaatttaaaaaatgtgaaaattacGTACATAACGGAACCTAGAGTTCTTTTCACTGTCAATTTTAATGACTTACTGGATTTGCAACAATTTAATGTAGATGGggtaaaaaatatgataaatgtaaaatgtagaCACAACGGTACTATAGATGGTTTAGTTACTTGGTTTAAATTGAATCTCGATGAAGAAATAACTATAGATACCTCTGAAAGAAAGTCTTGTTGGCAAACTGCTATTTTCCCGGCACTACCAAAATTATTCATGCAAGGGGACACGATAAGAATTAAaggagaaatattaaaaagaaaattgaaatgttcttACTCGTCTAACGATGCCAAATTTAACGATTACGataatcgaacatttttatatcgcGTACCAAAAGAAGTTATAACATTTCTAAATGACTTTGAATACATAAAGTTACTTACAGAAGTTAGTAAATCACAAGTTAACAAAGAAATAAGTTGCATTTTGGATACTTCTCCTTTTCCGATTTATGGATTAATGCTATTAAAGGAGAATAAATATagtcaaattttatattacaaaaccGACAACACAGTGTTACGTCTTTTCATACAACAAATAGCGGAACAAAACGGATTTAAACATAAACTATGTATCGTGTCGAAGTATAACCATATTAAGGTTTCCTTAGACACTATATTTGTGCATGATTTTGATATTAAAGGGGAAATGAAAGATGACGGTCAAGAACataattacgaattttttag ATGTTTACTTAAACCAAATGGCATCTTATTACCTGAACAAATATTCCTTATAGGTCAACTCGTATATTCCGAAGATTTGCCAAATATGGTTTatgttaaagatgaaaatTTACAAGGAACGTCCGTGCTTGTATTTAATACATCGAGTTCTGAAAAGGTGTACTTATACGAGCGTgca AAACCTGACGAttatgaaaatgtacaaaatactTTTAGTAATATGAATTCTTATGAAATCGCGCAACATATTAACGAATTTAAG ATAAACCAAATTTTTGACTTAAATTCAAGTTTATATCTACACGAACCTTTATCCGACGAAGTAATAGTAATGGAGATGAAAGAAAGCGAAGTTGCCGAACGTATAGTGAACTTCGGAAGAATAAATGCCGTCGATAATAAACCATTACCAAATACCTTGATTTGTTGGTACAAAATCAGATTAACATTGAATCTTAATTATGATACAAGAAGAAATGGATCGTTTATGAATCATACTGCGATACTACTGGAagatgaattgaaaaatattattctacaagGGAACGAAGTGTGCATAAAAGTTCAGCAGGCTGAAGGTGTAGTACGTATAAAAGTCAAATGA
- the LOC128877520 gene encoding uncharacterized protein LOC128877520 isoform X3 encodes MAVDRWHFPMLNDKQRNNAFENAIRRRISQGYDTVLDIGTGTGLLSLYAQNAGAKKIYACECSTIMIKIAEKVFETNNAKGIILLPKFSIDLTIPTDITERVKLVVTETFDAGLFGEHVVPSMISVHRNILDRNGTVVPMSATLYVAAVECEYIRYRSSVVFEKVKKFCPLNFDNISVLLDDEYYDTENLKNVKITYITEPRVLFTVNFNDLLDLQQFNVDGVKNMINVKCRHNGTIDGLVTWFKLNLDEEITIDTSERKSCWQTAIFPALPKLFMQGDTIRIKGEILKRKLKCSYSSNDAKFNDYDNRTFLYRVPKEVITFLNDFEYIKLLTEVSKSQVNKEISCILDTSPFPIYGLMLLKENKYSQILYYKTDNTVLRLFIQQIAEQNGFKHKLCIVSKYNHIKVSLDTIFVHDFDIKGEMKDDGQEHNYEFFRCLLKPNGILLPEQIFLIGQLVYSEDLPNMVYVKDENLQGTSVLVFNTSSSEKVYLYERAKPDDYENVQNTFSNMNSYEIAQHINEFKINQIFDLNSSLYLHEPLSDEVIVMEMKESEVAERIVNFGRINAVDNKPLPNTLICWYKIRLTLNLNYDTRRNGSFMNHTAILLEDELKNIILQGNEVCIKVQQAEGVVRIKVK; translated from the exons ATGGCTGTAGATAGGTGGCACTTCCCAATGTTAAATGACAAACAACGGAATAATGCATTTGAGAATGCCATACGGAGGAGAATTTCTCAAGGATACGACACTGTATTAGACATAGGAACTGGTACGGGATTATTAAGTTTGTATGCGCAGAATGCAGGAGCTAAGAAAATTTATGCATGCGAATGTTCAACtataatgattaaaattgcTGAGAAAGTATTTGAAACTAACAATGCTAAAGGCATAATATTGCTTCCCAAGTTTTCTATAGATCTTACCATACCTACAGACATTACAGAAAG AGTGAAATTAGTCGTTACGGAAACTTTTGATGCTGGGCTATTTGGAGAACATGTGGTACCATCCATGATAAGCGttcatagaaatattttggatAGAAATGGTACAGTGGTACCTATGAGCGCGACGCTTTATGTAGCGGCGGTCGAGTGTGAATACATAAGATATAGATCATCTGTAGTTTTTgagaaagttaaaaaattctgtcctctaaattttgataatatatcTGTATTATTAGATGACGAATATTACGATacggaaaatttaaaaaatgtgaaaattacGTACATAACGGAACCTAGAGTTCTTTTCACTGTCAATTTTAATGACTTACTGGATTTGCAACAATTTAATGTAGATGGggtaaaaaatatgataaatgtaaaatgtagaCACAACGGTACTATAGATGGTTTAGTTACTTGGTTTAAATTGAATCTCGATGAAGAAATAACTATAGATACCTCTGAAAGAAAGTCTTGTTGGCAAACTGCTATTTTCCCGGCACTACCAAAATTATTCATGCAAGGGGACACGATAAGAATTAAaggagaaatattaaaaagaaaattgaaatgttcttACTCGTCTAACGATGCCAAATTTAACGATTACGataatcgaacatttttatatcgcGTACCAAAAGAAGTTATAACATTTCTAAATGACTTTGAATACATAAAGTTACTTACAGAAGTTAGTAAATCACAAGTTAACAAAGAAATAAGTTGCATTTTGGATACTTCTCCTTTTCCGATTTATGGATTAATGCTATTAAAGGAGAATAAATATagtcaaattttatattacaaaaccGACAACACAGTGTTACGTCTTTTCATACAACAAATAGCGGAACAAAACGGATTTAAACATAAACTATGTATCGTGTCGAAGTATAACCATATTAAGGTTTCCTTAGACACTATATTTGTGCATGATTTTGATATTAAAGGGGAAATGAAAGATGACGGTCAAGAACataattacgaattttttag ATGTTTACTTAAACCAAATGGCATCTTATTACCTGAACAAATATTCCTTATAGGTCAACTCGTATATTCCGAAGATTTGCCAAATATGGTTTatgttaaagatgaaaatTTACAAGGAACGTCCGTGCTTGTATTTAATACATCGAGTTCTGAAAAGGTGTACTTATACGAGCGTgca AAACCTGACGAttatgaaaatgtacaaaatactTTTAGTAATATGAATTCTTATGAAATCGCGCAACATATTAACGAATTTAAG ATAAACCAAATTTTTGACTTAAATTCAAGTTTATATCTACACGAACCTTTATCCGACGAAGTAATAGTAATGGAGATGAAAGAAAGCGAAGTTGCCGAACGTATAGTGAACTTCGGAAGAATAAATGCCGTCGATAATAAACCATTACCAAATACCTTGATTTGTTGGTACAAAATCAGATTAACATTGAATCTTAATTATGATACAAGAAGAAATGGATCGTTTATGAATCATACTGCGATACTACTGGAagatgaattgaaaaatattattctacaagGGAACGAAGTGTGCATAAAAGTTCAGCAGGCTGAAGGTGTAGTACGTATAAAAGTCAAATGA